The region CTGGGAGAGCCGGCTGCGGTACGTGGCCGGGCCGGCGAGAAACGACCTCGGGTCAGGCGCCGTGCTCGTCCGGCCAGACGGCGTCGTTGCCTGGGCAGGTGATCGCCACCCCGACCGTGCGGCGTTCGAGCGGGCCGCGGTCCCATGGTTCGGCAGCCCGGTGGCCTGATACGGCTCCCCCGTTGCCTTCTCGCTGTGCCGTCGAAGATGGCGTGCGGGGGTCACTGGGAGACGGTGGCGGCAGGCGGGGTCCACCGGTGAGTGCGGGGCACCGTGCCGGGGATGCCGTAGTCCTTCCTGAGCTGTTCGGGGATGGCGTAGTGCATCACGCGTCCGCGGGTGAGGGAGGACAGTTCGAGGATGGTGGTGAGGTGGCCGAGGCGGTCCAGCGCCCAGGCCCCGAGCGGGGAGCGGTCCTCGATGGTCTCCAGTACGCCGAGGAGGTGGGGCACGGCCTTGACGACGGTGTCCCATGGGGTGCGCGGCACCTGGAGCCAGTCGGCGCAGGTGTCCCCGACGAGGTGGCGGATGAGTGCGGAGACGATCGGGTCGAAGAAGGTCCCGGGCACGACCTCCTCGTAGAGGTCGATGAGCTGCCGGGTGAGCTGCGCGCCTTCCTCGGACGGCCCCATGTGCCGGACCATGTACAGGTCGAGGAACCGGCGGGCGTCGTCAAGGGTCGTGGGGACGGCGTCCTGGTCGACGCCGAGCATGGCACCGACCACGCGCCAGGCGTAGTAGTACGCCTCCGCGCCGTCCGTCGACATGTGGATGCCGAGGCGGTGCAGGCTGTCCAGGACCAGCAGGGAGAAGAACATCTGCCCGCCGATCATGTCCTCCTGGCAGATCGGCGTCCCGAGCGCGTCGGTGTCCCAGCGGTTCTCCCGCTTCAGGTGGTGGCGGATGGAGGCATGCAGGAGGCGCACCTTCTGGGCGGCGGGGATGAAGCGGCTGCCGGCCTCGAAGGCGCCGGGCTGCATCAGGTAGACGGTGAACTGGCCGGTCTCCGCCATCCGTTTGGAGGGGTACTTCAGCCCGTGGGTGGCCGACAGCAGCTTCGCCACCCGCGGGACGACGTAGCACGCGGGCATGGAGACGAAGGACAGCGCGGTGGAGATGTGCACGTTGTTGTCGATGAAGAACAGCCGGGCCTTCTCCATCTCCCCCCAGTCCACCCAGGAGGGCGGGGCGCTGGTGGCCCGAAGGTACTCCCGGGCGACGTCGGGCAGCCCGTCCGGCAAGGGAGCGCCGACGGTGGAGACATAACGCATCAGGGTGTTGAACGTGCCCACCTCCCCGCGCTCGAAGAGGGCGGCGACGGTGGCGTCGGCGAGTTCGTCACCGGCCTGCCGCAGGGCGTCCATCGATGCCTCGGTGTAGGTCATGACAGGACTCCTTGTCATTGACGGGTCGTCCACGACAGGCGGGGGCGGTGGCCGGGACGGCACGTAACTCCCGCCTGTGCGGGGGTCAGGACAGGCGGAGCGCCGCCGAACGCGCCAGCGCGGTCAGGGCAGCGGCGGCGTGCGGGGGTGTGTCCAGCTCGTGCAGAGCGTCGAGGGCCTCCTCGACCCGCGCGGTGATCATGGCCTCGATACGGTCCGGGGCCTTCAGCCGGCACATCACCTCGCGGACCGCGTCCAGGCCATCCGCGTCCAGATCACGTCGGCCGAGGAGGGCGCTCAACTGCTCGCGCTCGCCGTCGCCGGCGATGCGCCAGGTCTCCGCCAGCAGGGCCGTGGGCCGGTGGCCGCGCACATCGTCGGCGTTGGCCTTGCCCGTGCGTTCCGGGTCGCCGAACAGGCCGAGCAGGTCGTCCCGGAGCTGGAACGCCTCGCCCAGCGGCAGCCCGTACGCGGAGTAGCCCTCGCGCAGCCGCTGCCCGGCCCCGGCGAGGGCTCCGCCGATCAACAGGGGCTGCTCGACGGTGTACTTGGCGGTCTTGTACCGGATCACCTTCAGCGACGCCGTGGTGTCCGGATCGGCCCCCGTGCGCAGGATCTCCAGGCACTCCCCCGCGATCAGCTCGCGGGCCAGCAGCGACCACAGCGGGCGGGCCCGTGCGAGGTACGCGGCGGGCAGACCGCTGGTGGCGAACATCTGCCCGGCCAGCGACATCAGCAGATCGCCCACCAGCATCGCCAACGACCTGGCGGCGGCGACGGCACGCGGCCGACGGCGCACGGCAGCGCGCAGGGCGATATGCGCCGTGGGCCTGCCATGCCGCAGCGGACTGTCGTCGATGAGATCGTCATGCACCACCGCGGCGGCATGCACCAGCTCCATCGAGGCCGCAGCCCGCACGAGCGCGTCGCTGTCCGGCTGCCCCACCGCGCGCCAGCCCCAGTAGCAGAACGCCGCCCGCAGCCGCTTGCCGTCCGCGACCGCCGCCTCCAACTGCCCGGCCACCGGGCCCAGGGCCGGGTCGATCGCCGACAACTGCTCGGCCTCCAGGCCGATGAAGCGGTGCAGCACCTCGTCCACGCGGGTCTTGAACGCGGCCGGCCCCCACTGGTCGGACCCCTGCCGGTCAGACATCGCCGGTGGCCCGCCGAGCCAGCGCCTGCCGGGCGAGAATCTCCAGGTGGGCCGGGGGGACGGCCGCGGTACGCCGGTCCAGCGCCAGGCGCCCGCGTGCCATCAGATCGTGCTCGGCCTCCGCCGCCAGCTCCGCGCCGTCCGAGCGGCGCAGCAACCCCCGCGCCGTCGCCAGCACCGAACCCAGCGTGCTCACCGCCAGATCGGCCAGCCCGGCGGCCAGCAGCACCGCCCGCTCGTCCAGTCCCCCGCGTCGTCCCGCGTCTTGCGCCATCCCATCCCCCACCCTCAGCACGTCCGGGCGGCGCCGGTCATACGCCGTGCTGGCCAGCGTGGCAGCGCACCGGGCATATGAAGGGAAAAACTCACGATCGAGTGACGACATCGCTCGTCTGTGCGGGTTGCTCTTCCCGCGGGGGTCGGGCGACCACGGCCCAGCGGACCCGCCTAGCCGCGGGAGCTGCTGATCCGTTCGGGCTGGATCACATAGGTCACCCGGACTTGATCACGGCCGCCGAACCAGGAGTACGGGCACGGGGTCCTCCAGGGGGCGGTTCGGTGGGGTGCTGGGGCCACGGTAACCACGGCGGGGAGCCCGGCCCTCCCCGCCCCCGAGCTGCGGCTCCCCGAAGCACCTGACCGGCGTCGGGACCGGGGCCGGCCGCAGGAAGCCGACCCCGGCGGCCGGGGCCCGTCAGGGGGCGATCCCCACACCGTCGATCCGGCTCCACGCCCGCTCCTGCGCCGCGGTCATGGCGGGCCAGCCGAACCCGCCCGGTCGGGGACGGACCCGCGAGGCGTAGGGCGAGGGGTGGAAGGCGGAGTCGTAGAAGCAACCGCTGCCGTAGATGTCGTCGAAGGCGCCGCAGGATGCCGCGATCGAGGACGGGGTCGGCTTACGGCCGGAGCGCACCCAAGTGTCCAGCGCGGAGATGGAGTTGGCGTACTCAGAGTCGCTCAGCGCACTGTGCTCGGTCTCCTTCGTGAACGTCTGGACGAGGTTTCCGCCCCGGCCGGCACCCCGGAGAGTGGCGCGGTAGGCCGCCTCGTGCTCCACGAAGGCCGTCGGGTCGTCGATCGCGTGCAGGGTGAGGACCGGAAGGGAGACCCTGCCGGTGAGATCGCTGTCGTAGGAGAGGTCACGGCGGGCGGTGGGATCGGCCGAGAACCGCTCGACCCCTGCGTTGAGCGCCTTGTCGTCGTGTGAACCCGAATACCACACACCCCGGTTGCCGAACGGGTTACGGCCGCCGAGCCGGTTCCACACGATGTCCCGGAAGGTGAAGGTCGAGAACTGCAGATGCGATTCGAGTGAGCGCTCCGGGATGCGGGTGACGGCGAGGATGTCGTCGAGGTTGCGCTGCTGCGTCGCGGTCCGGTCCGCGGGGTCGGACGCGTAGCCGGTGCACTCCTGCAGACGGGCGCGGAGCCCGGCGTTCGTCAGGGTGGAGTCCGGGCGCAGCCCCTGCCACAGGGGGTATTGCGGCTCGGTCGGCCGGGGGTGGTTGCGGCAGTAGTACTGGTAGACCACCCGCAGGTCGACGCGGTAGTCGTAGCCGCGCGAGCCACCGCCGAGGACACCGCTGGTCAGCAGCGCCCCGTCGTAGGCCCCGGGCTGTGCGCCGTAGGTTTCCGCGACCTTCGCGGCGACGTCGCCGCCCCAGGACTGGCCGTGGACATAGGTCCGCTTCGGCTTGCCGAACCGGGCGAGGAACAGGCGGCGTACGTTCTCGGTGTCGGCGGCGGCCATCCGGGTTCCGTAGCCACCACGGCGGTAGGAGGAGCCGGCCCAGGCGTATCCCTGGTCGACCATCACCGCCCAGCGCTCCAGGTCGTCGGTGCTGCGGGACGGATCGGAGGAGTCGCCGAGGTCGGGTCCGCCGTGTGCGTGCACGACGAGGGATCCGTTCCAGTGCGTGGGCACCGCGATCGCGTAGTACGCCCCGTTGGTGTCCTGGCCGGTGTAGCACTTCGCCTTCCCGGCCAGCTTGGCCGGGCAGGTGGCGGCCGCGGGCCGGGGGGTCTGGGCGTGGCCGGCGGGTGCGTTGCCGAGCATGCCGAGGGACACGGCCGCGAGCACGGCCGCCAGTACCGCTGGACGGCGTCGGCGGTGTGAAGCCCACCAGGAGACATGCGTGGGCGCGTCAGATGTGTTCAAGGAGTGGCTCCTATCGTGCTCCGCGCGAAGCTGCGCTGCGCACGGGGATGCTAAGAACCGCCGGGGGCGAGCGCCATCCCGTCGATCATTGCGTTCATATTGTTCGCCGGAAACCGCCGGAAACCGCGGGGAACCGCCGGGAACCGCCGGGAACCGCCGGGAACCGCCGGGAACGCCAACGGCGGCGGCGGGCGGTCAGGAGGACGCGCGGACCACGAGGCGTGGCTCGATCACCGTCTCGCCCGTTCCGGCGCCGGTCATCTGCGCGGCGACCTGCCGCACGGCGGCCCGGCCGAGGAGTTCCTTGTCGACCGTCAGGGTGGTCAGCGGTGGGTCCACGAGCCGGCTCAGCGTCAGCCCGTCGCAGCCGACGAACGCGCAGTCCTCCGGCACCCGCACCCCGCGGTCGCGGGCGCGGCGCATGGCACCGATGGCGATCAGGTCGTTGTACGCGAGCACGGCCGTCGCGCCGAAGCCGGTGTCCAGCACATCGTCCATGGCCGCCGCCCCGCCGTCGAGGGAGTTGGCCGCCGGGAACACCCAGCTCTCGTCCGCGGGCAGCCCCAGTTCGGCCGCGGTCCCGAGGAAGAGCGAGTGCCGGGTGCCGCGGTCGCCCGCGTCGGGGCGCCCGCGGTCGTCGAGCATCGCGATCCGGCGGTGGCCGCGCTCGGCGAGGTGGCCGACCACCTGGCGCATTCCGCTGGCGAAGTCGATCCGCCCCCCGCTCACCGCCGGTGGCCGGTGCTCGTTGTCCAGCAGTACGAAGGGCATTCCGGAGCGCCGGATGAGCTCGATGGCGCCGGGATCCAGCAGAAAGGCGATACACGCGTCCACGTGGTTCACCACGGTCTCCGCCACCGCGGTCTCGCGTTCCAGGGCGGATCCGGTGCTGTAGACGGCAACCTGCCAGCCGCGCTCGTCGGCCGCCGCCAGCACGCCGGAGACCACCTCGGGAAAGAAGGGGTTGAGCACATCCGCGATGACCAGCCCCAGCGTGGTGAGCCCCGGGCCGACCATGCCACGGGCGAACCGGCTGGGCCGGTAGCCCATGGACTGGGCCACCAGGAGCACCCGCTGCCGGGTGGCGGGATCGATCTCCGGTTTGTCGTTGACCGCGCGGGACACGGTCTGCCGGGACACCCCGGCCGAGCGAGCCACGTCGTCGATGGTGATACGGCGCGACCTGCCGTTCGCGGGCATGGTCCCCACCCCTCTCCGCACCCGCGGACGTGGCACTCGGGCGCGCTCATGGATGCGGTCCCCGATCCACTCCCGCCTTGATAATCACCGCGGCGCCCCTGGACGTCAACGGATCGCCACCGCCTAACACCCCACCGCCGCACGCATATTGACACGGCGGCCGGGTGGGCCGGACAGTGCTCCGTGAGCGCTCACGGGAACGTTCACGGAGGACAGGATATGCCCACGCCGAGGATCCCGCTCCGCCCCTTCCGCATCTCTGCCGCCCGCACCACACATGCCGTCCGCGCCACCCGCTCGCGGTGGCGCGCTGTGTGCGCGGCGGTCGTACTCGCCCTGGCCATCGGTCTCCTCGCCGCCCCCGCCAAGGCCGAGGTCCAGCACCCCCGGCAGGAGTGGCTGCGCCAGTCCACCGCCGGGCTCTTCCTGCACTGGGGCATGTTCACCCACCCCCGGCACCGCGACTGCGCCGAGTGGGAGCGCGATGTCACCAAGGGCGGCTGGAGCGCCGACTACTGGGTGGACGAGGCGCGCAAGCTCGGCGCCTCGTACATCGTGCTGGCGACCTTCCACAGCAGGCTGGGCTACGCCCGCCCCTGGCCGTCGAAGATTCCGGGAAGCTGTGCCACCGAGCGCGATCTGCTCGGCGAATTGGTGGCCGCCGGTAAGGCCAAGGGCGTGCACATCGTCCTCTATATGACCGACGACCCGCAGTGGCACAACGCGGACGGCGTCGAAGCGCTGGATTCGGCCGCCTACTCGGCGTACAAGGGCGAGCAGATCGACCTCACCACGCGCCAAGGCTTTGGCAGGTACAGCTACGACCTGTTCCTCGAGGCCATGGAGAAGTACCCGGACCTGTCGGGGTTCTGGATCGACAACGACAACGAGTACTGGGAGGAGCACGGCCTCTACGAGAAGATCCGCGAGCGCCGGCCCGACTGGCTGCTGAGCAACAACAACGAAGACACGCCGATCATGGACACGGTCAGCAATGAGCAGAAGACCGGCATGACCCCGGCGTACGACTACCCCGCCGCCGTGAGCGTTCCCATGCCCCGGCTGACCGAGGCCGACTACAAGCTGCCGACCACCGGCGACTGGTGGTACGACGGCGGTGACCACGAGGTCGACGCCCGGCTCAGCACCGGCCGTTACATCACGAACGCGGGCTCCTCCATCAAGTCGCTCATGGCCGAGACGCCCATGGTGAACGGCAAACTCCCGAGCCAGCAGGAGGAGTTCAACGATGTCATGGGGAACTGGGTCGAGCCCATCAAGGAGTCGGTGCACGGCGTCGAGGGCGGCGGCTATATGTACGGCGGCATGCAACCCGGGTTCTGGAACGACGGCGCCCACGGCGTGGTCACCGTGGGCCGGGGCGAGAACGGCGACCGGACCCAGTACGTCCACGTGGTCACCCCGCCCCGCACCGACATGGTGCGGCTGGGCGACAACGGCTACACGGTGCGCCGGGTCACCAACCTCCGCACCGGCGAGAAGATGCGCTTCAGCCAGTCCGGCGGCCATCTGTCCATCCTCGGCGCCCACGACTGGGATCCGTACGACACCGTCTTCAGGGTCGAGACCGACGGCCGCCGGCCCTTCTATCCGCAGTCCGGTATCGGCGCCACCGCCACCTCCGCGCGGACCGGCCACCCGGCGGCCGGCCTGGCCGACGGCGACTACGAGACCTACTGGGACAGTGACGGCAAGCTGCCCGTCTCCGTCACCCTCGACCTCGGCGCGCGCAAGCACACCACGGCGCTGGCGGTGAACCAGCGCGAGTGGTCGCCGACGCACGCCCGGTCGTCCTTCGGGCGCCCCGAGGACTCCGCACGCATCAAGGACTACCGCGTCTACGCCAGCGGCGACGGCAAGCGCTGGACGCAGGTGCGCTCCGGCACCCTGCCCAGCGCCCGCGGGGTGCGGACCATCGACATCGGTGGCCGGGACGCCCGCTATCTGAAGCTGGAGGTGCGCAGCCTGTGGGGCGGCCCGCAGGCGCCGGAGTTCTCCAACCAGTTGCGCATCGACGAGATCCAGGTGGCCTACGGCCGCTCGAAGACCACCCGCACCGAGCTGCCGCTGGAGGCCGAGGCCCGGCAGAACGCGTCGTCGGGCGCGGTCCACTCCGTGGCATGCGGCGCCTGCTCGGGCGGCCGGCGGGTGGACGGCCTCGGTGGCGGGGCCCGCAACTCCGTGACGTACCGTGACGTCCGCGCCCCCGAAAGCGGCGACTACCGGCTCCAGTTGGACCACACCGCGAAGGCCGCCTCCTCACTGTCCGTGAGCGTCAACGGCGCGGCACCGGTCGAGGTCCCCGTCGTCGCGGGCAGCCCCGAGGTGCCGGAGAGCACGGCGGTGTCCGCGCCGCTCAAGGCGGGCGCCAACACGGTGAAGGTCTTCAGCACCGGGCGCCGCGGCCCCGGGCTGGACCGGATCGCGGTCGCCCCGCTGCCCCCGGCCTCGTACACGCCCAAGACCACGCTCACCGTCCAGCCCCACGGTCTGCAGTGGGTCGGGCCCGGCCAGCGGTCCCTCACCGTCACGGCGGCTCTCCGGCTCGACGCCGACGAGCAGCTCGACGGCATCAGCCTCGCTCCCCGGCTGCCGGCCGGCTGGACCGCGGACGGCGGCCCGGTCACGGCCCGGTCGCTGCGGCTCGGCCAAACGGTGCGGGGCACCTGGACGCTGACCTCCCCGCCCGGCCAGGACGCGGGTTCGGCCGATATCCCCGTCACGGCGGACTTCGGGCTGCTCGGCCGGCAGAAGTCGGCCTCGGACCAGGTCAAGGTGCGGCCACTGCCCGCCGACCGGATCTGGGCACGCGAGGCGGAGGACTCGGCCAACCAGTTCGGCAGCACGGGCCTCACCAACTGCGGGCCCTGCTCCGGGGCCGAGAAGGTGCGCAACATCGGCGGCAGCGAGCAGGCGGCCATGGTCTTCCCCGATGTCGTCGTCCCCGACGGCGGGCAGCACACGCTCCACCTCGACTACACGGTCAACGGCACCCGCTCGTTCCAGGTGAGCGTCAACGGCGGCCCGGCGACCAAGGTGACCGTGACCGACACCGGGAACACCACCCCGCGCACGGCCTCCATCCCGGTCACCCTCAAATCCGGCGCCAACACCATCAAGATCTCCAACGACACCGAGTCCGCCCCCGACCTCGACCGGCTCTCCCTCGGCCGGACCACCTGAGGAGCCAGGCGATGCATCCGAGACCTTCCCGCCGCTCGGCGCTGCGCACCGGCGGTCTGCTGGCGGCAGGCGCGCTGCTCCCCCAGTTGCCCGCCGGGCAGGCGTACGCGGCCACGTCGCACACCGGCGCGGCCACCGACTACACCGGGGCGTGGCGCGCGGTGCCGGGGATCCTGGACCGGATCAGGCCGCCCGCCTTCCCCCGCCGGAGCTTCCGGATCACCGACTACGGCGCGGTCGGCGACGGGCGGACGATGAACACCGCGGCGTTCCGGGCCACCATCGCCGCCTGCCACCGGGCGGGCGGCGGCCAGGTCGTCGTCCCCGAGGGCCGTTTCCTCACCGGCGCGATCCATCTGCGCAGCCGGGTGAACCTGCATGTCACCGCGGGCGCCACCATCGCCTTCAGCCCGGATCCACGCGACTTCCTGCCGGTGGTGCTCACCCGCTGGGAGGGCACCGAGTGCTACAACTACTCGCCCTTCATCTACGCGTACGGCGCGCGGGACGTCGCGGTCACCGGGCCCGGCACCCTCGACGGGCAGGCGCGGCTCGGCCCGTGGGAGAGCTGGTACCGCGACAGCGGACCGCAGGGGGCCGATCAGAAGCTGCTGCGTGAGATGGGCTCCACGGGAGCGCCGGTGGCCAGGCGCGTCTTCGGTGACGGCCACTGTCTGCGGCCGAAGATGGTGCAGTTCTACCGCTGCCGCAACGTCCTGGTCAGCGACCTGACCATCGTCGACCCGCCGATGTGGACCGTGCATCCGGTGCTCTCCAGCAACGTCACCGTGCGCGGTGTCACCGTGGACAGCACGCTCTACAACACCGATGGCTGCGACCCGGAGTGCTGCTCGGATGTGCTCATCACCGGCTGCCGCTTCAACACCAACGACGACTGCGTGGCCGTCAAGTCCGGCCGGGACGAGGACGGCCACCGCGTCGGCGTGCCGAGCAGGAACATCGTCGTGCGCGACTGCCAGTTCTCCGGCCGCTGGGGCGGGATGACCGTCGGCAGCGAGATGTCCGGCGGGGTGCGCGACATCTTCGCCGAGAACTGCGAGATCAACCCACCGGACTTCCCCGGCCGCTACCCCGTCAAGCACGCGCTGTACGTCAAGGCGAACAAGAAGCGCGGCGGCTTCATCGACGGTGTGCACATCCGGAACTTCACCGGACAGGACGTGGAGCGCGACATCGCGTTCGTGACCATGGCCTACAACGGCGGCGAGGACGGGACCCTGCCGGTGTCCGTGCGAAACATCCATATGGACCGTATGGCTATCGACGGCGCCCAGACCGTGCTGCGGCTGGTCGGCCTGGACACCGACCATCTGCGCGGTGTGCGCCTCTCCCGCTCCACCTTCACCGGCATCCTCAACCCCGACAGCATCGCCTGCACCGACGACCTGACCTTCCGGCGGGTCATCGTCAACGGCCAGGAGATGCCACCCCTGCCACACCCCTGATCGGCGCGCGGTCGGGGCCGGCGGCGCGGCTACTCGAACCGTGCCGTGTCGCCCGCCCCCCGGCGTACGATCTCGGCCTCGCCGCTGGAGAAGTCGATGACCGTGGTCGGCTCGGTGCCGCAGTCCCCCGAGTCGACGACGGCGTCCACCACATGGTCGAGCCGTTCCTTGATCTCCCAGCCCTGCGTCATCGGCTCGTCCTCGTCGGGCAGCAGCAGGGTGCTGGAGAGCAGTGGCTCACCGAGCTCGGCGAGCAGTGCCTGGGTGACGACATGGTCGGGGATCCGGACGCCGACCGTCTTCTTCTTCGGATGCGGAAGCTGACGCGGTACGTCCTTCGTCGCCGGGAGGATGAAGGTGTAACTGCCGGGCGTCGCCGCTTTGATCGCGCGGAACACATCCTTGTCGATGTGCACGAACTGGCCGAGCTGCGCGAAGTTCTGGCACATCAGGGTGAAGTGGTGACGGTCGTCGAGCTTGCGAATCGACCGGATTTGATTAATTCCGTCGCGATTGCCCATCTGGCATCCCAGCGCGAAGCAGGAGTCCGTCGGATAGGCGACCAGCCCGCCGGAGCGGATCCTGTCCGCCACATTGCTGATGGTGCGCTGCTGAGGGTTATCGGGATGCACATCGAAATACTTCGCCATCCACCGAGCCTACGTGCACCGACGGTGCGCCTCGACCTCGGTGGCCTGATCGGCGGCGCCGCGATGGCCGGGCGGCGCTCGCGGCGATGGTGGCCTAGACCGTATGGAGGTCGAGACCCGCGGCCGGGCTCGTGTCGGCCAGGTCGGCGTTGCCGGCGTCGGATGAGCGCGGGCCGTGCGGGTGCAGCAGCGGGACGACGCCCACCGAGCGGCCGTCCTCGTCCAGCAACCGGCCCATGTGCTTGACCGTGCGCAGGACCAGCGAACGGTCGTCGATGGTCAGACGGGGCAGCCGCCGGGAGAGGTGAGCCTCGAAGGCGTGCACATCGCTCAGGCCGCGCAGCCAGACGTCGACCACCAGATTGTGCGGGCCCGCGATGATCGCGCACGCGCGGACCTCGCGGAAGCCGGACAGCACACGGCTCGTCTCCTCCAGGTGCTGGGCCGGTACGGACGCGAAGTACACCGCGGACTGCGGCCATCCGAACGGCGAGCGGGCGAGGTCGCAGCGCAGGCTCACCTGCGACGGAAGCAGCGACTGGAGTCTGCGCCGCACCGTGGTGAGGCCCACGTCGGCGGCCGC is a window of Streptomyces violaceusniger Tu 4113 DNA encoding:
- a CDS encoding oxygenase MpaB family protein — its product is MTYTEASMDALRQAGDELADATVAALFERGEVGTFNTLMRYVSTVGAPLPDGLPDVAREYLRATSAPPSWVDWGEMEKARLFFIDNNVHISTALSFVSMPACYVVPRVAKLLSATHGLKYPSKRMAETGQFTVYLMQPGAFEAGSRFIPAAQKVRLLHASIRHHLKRENRWDTDALGTPICQEDMIGGQMFFSLLVLDSLHRLGIHMSTDGAEAYYYAWRVVGAMLGVDQDAVPTTLDDARRFLDLYMVRHMGPSEEGAQLTRQLIDLYEEVVPGTFFDPIVSALIRHLVGDTCADWLQVPRTPWDTVVKAVPHLLGVLETIEDRSPLGAWALDRLGHLTTILELSSLTRGRVMHYAIPEQLRKDYGIPGTVPRTHRWTPPAATVSQ
- a CDS encoding polyprenyl synthetase family protein, with the translated sequence MSDRQGSDQWGPAAFKTRVDEVLHRFIGLEAEQLSAIDPALGPVAGQLEAAVADGKRLRAAFCYWGWRAVGQPDSDALVRAAASMELVHAAAVVHDDLIDDSPLRHGRPTAHIALRAAVRRRPRAVAAARSLAMLVGDLLMSLAGQMFATSGLPAAYLARARPLWSLLARELIAGECLEILRTGADPDTTASLKVIRYKTAKYTVEQPLLIGGALAGAGQRLREGYSAYGLPLGEAFQLRDDLLGLFGDPERTGKANADDVRGHRPTALLAETWRIAGDGEREQLSALLGRRDLDADGLDAVREVMCRLKAPDRIEAMITARVEEALDALHELDTPPHAAAALTALARSAALRLS
- a CDS encoding LacI family DNA-binding transcriptional regulator; this translates as MPANGRSRRITIDDVARSAGVSRQTVSRAVNDKPEIDPATRQRVLLVAQSMGYRPSRFARGMVGPGLTTLGLVIADVLNPFFPEVVSGVLAAADERGWQVAVYSTGSALERETAVAETVVNHVDACIAFLLDPGAIELIRRSGMPFVLLDNEHRPPAVSGGRIDFASGMRQVVGHLAERGHRRIAMLDDRGRPDAGDRGTRHSLFLGTAAELGLPADESWVFPAANSLDGGAAAMDDVLDTGFGATAVLAYNDLIAIGAMRRARDRGVRVPEDCAFVGCDGLTLSRLVDPPLTTLTVDKELLGRAAVRQVAAQMTGAGTGETVIEPRLVVRASS
- a CDS encoding alpha-L-fucosidase yields the protein MPTPRIPLRPFRISAARTTHAVRATRSRWRAVCAAVVLALAIGLLAAPAKAEVQHPRQEWLRQSTAGLFLHWGMFTHPRHRDCAEWERDVTKGGWSADYWVDEARKLGASYIVLATFHSRLGYARPWPSKIPGSCATERDLLGELVAAGKAKGVHIVLYMTDDPQWHNADGVEALDSAAYSAYKGEQIDLTTRQGFGRYSYDLFLEAMEKYPDLSGFWIDNDNEYWEEHGLYEKIRERRPDWLLSNNNEDTPIMDTVSNEQKTGMTPAYDYPAAVSVPMPRLTEADYKLPTTGDWWYDGGDHEVDARLSTGRYITNAGSSIKSLMAETPMVNGKLPSQQEEFNDVMGNWVEPIKESVHGVEGGGYMYGGMQPGFWNDGAHGVVTVGRGENGDRTQYVHVVTPPRTDMVRLGDNGYTVRRVTNLRTGEKMRFSQSGGHLSILGAHDWDPYDTVFRVETDGRRPFYPQSGIGATATSARTGHPAAGLADGDYETYWDSDGKLPVSVTLDLGARKHTTALAVNQREWSPTHARSSFGRPEDSARIKDYRVYASGDGKRWTQVRSGTLPSARGVRTIDIGGRDARYLKLEVRSLWGGPQAPEFSNQLRIDEIQVAYGRSKTTRTELPLEAEARQNASSGAVHSVACGACSGGRRVDGLGGGARNSVTYRDVRAPESGDYRLQLDHTAKAASSLSVSVNGAAPVEVPVVAGSPEVPESTAVSAPLKAGANTVKVFSTGRRGPGLDRIAVAPLPPASYTPKTTLTVQPHGLQWVGPGQRSLTVTAALRLDADEQLDGISLAPRLPAGWTADGGPVTARSLRLGQTVRGTWTLTSPPGQDAGSADIPVTADFGLLGRQKSASDQVKVRPLPADRIWAREAEDSANQFGSTGLTNCGPCSGAEKVRNIGGSEQAAMVFPDVVVPDGGQHTLHLDYTVNGTRSFQVSVNGGPATKVTVTDTGNTTPRTASIPVTLKSGANTIKISNDTESAPDLDRLSLGRTT
- a CDS encoding glycoside hydrolase family 28 protein produces the protein MHPRPSRRSALRTGGLLAAGALLPQLPAGQAYAATSHTGAATDYTGAWRAVPGILDRIRPPAFPRRSFRITDYGAVGDGRTMNTAAFRATIAACHRAGGGQVVVPEGRFLTGAIHLRSRVNLHVTAGATIAFSPDPRDFLPVVLTRWEGTECYNYSPFIYAYGARDVAVTGPGTLDGQARLGPWESWYRDSGPQGADQKLLREMGSTGAPVARRVFGDGHCLRPKMVQFYRCRNVLVSDLTIVDPPMWTVHPVLSSNVTVRGVTVDSTLYNTDGCDPECCSDVLITGCRFNTNDDCVAVKSGRDEDGHRVGVPSRNIVVRDCQFSGRWGGMTVGSEMSGGVRDIFAENCEINPPDFPGRYPVKHALYVKANKKRGGFIDGVHIRNFTGQDVERDIAFVTMAYNGGEDGTLPVSVRNIHMDRMAIDGAQTVLRLVGLDTDHLRGVRLSRSTFTGILNPDSIACTDDLTFRRVIVNGQEMPPLPHP
- a CDS encoding L-threonylcarbamoyladenylate synthase, producing the protein MAKYFDVHPDNPQQRTISNVADRIRSGGLVAYPTDSCFALGCQMGNRDGINQIRSIRKLDDRHHFTLMCQNFAQLGQFVHIDKDVFRAIKAATPGSYTFILPATKDVPRQLPHPKKKTVGVRIPDHVVTQALLAELGEPLLSSTLLLPDEDEPMTQGWEIKERLDHVVDAVVDSGDCGTEPTTVIDFSSGEAEIVRRGAGDTARFE